DNA from Pseudomonas putida:
CGGCGCCAAAGTCTACCTGCTAGGGAATGGCAATATCCTTAAAATCTTTCGTCGCAAGCGTTTGATTTCATCTGCACTGCTGCGTCCTTACTCGCAGCGCTTCGTCGACAACGCGGCACGCCTGACGCAATTGGGGATCCCCACCCTGGAAGTGATCAGTCACCACAAGCTCGAACTGCCGGGGCGCACCGCGGTGCTGTACCACCCCTTGCCTGGCGAGACGCTGCTGCAGCTGTCGCGCAACCCCGGCTTCAGCTGGGACGCCCTGTTGCCACGACTGATCGACCTGATCCGGCACTTGCACCGCTCGGGCATCTATTTTCGCTCGCTGCACCTGGGCAATGTGGTGATGACACCTGACCAACGCCTGGGGCTGATCGATGTGGCGGACATGCGCTTCTTGCGCGCGCCGCTTTCAGCGCGGATGGTACGGCGCAATGTCCAGCACATGGCACGCTACATCGAGCGAGAAAAACTCGCCAACCAGTTCCCCGTCACCGACTTCGAGGCTGCGCTGCTGAACCACTGATGCCTGCTGGCTCGTGTGAGAGCGGCAATCCTGGAGAGATAGCGGTTGATCCTGGGGCTTTCGGCAGCCCCAGGCACAGGCGGAAGGAATCGATCAGACCCCCAGCGCCAGGCGCAGGCGTTGCCAACGGGTCAGTGGCGGGTGTGGACGCAGCGCGGGTGTCATATGCTCGACGATACTGCGCCCCACCTCGGCGAAGCTAAAGCGTGAAACCGCAAGCTCGCGTCCCTTGCGCGCAATGCGCTCGGCAAGCTCAGGGTCATTGCGCAAGACGTTCAATTTTTCCCGCAGCATCGGAATGCTGTCGTACAGCACCACGTTGTGCATGTCCTCAAGGCCCAGCGCGCGGTTCTCCGCCTCACCCTGGTCGTAGGCCAGCAGCACGCAGCCGCAAGCCATGGCCTCGAAGTTCTTGATCATGTATTCGCCCATGCCCACGTCGGCACTGACGAAAAAGCGAATGCGGTTGAGCGTGTTGCAGTAGTCCTCGCCGGATTTGGTGCGCGTCACCACCAGATTCTCGACCTGACCAAGCTCGTCGAGCAACGCCTTGCGGCCGCTGTAGGCGACGCTCCCCGTACTGCCGACGAAGGCCAATTCGATATCGCGTTCGCGCCCTTGGTCGGTGAGCAGTTGCTCGTCGTAGCCCTTGGGTACGAACACCGCATCGAAACCTTCCTGACGCAGTCGCTCGCTGACCATGTAGCCGGAGCTGATCACCCGGGCCCACGGCAGTTGGCGATAGTGCGCACTGAACTTGCCGGTGTACTTGCAGGGGATGTAGTTCTGGTAGGCGTCGTGCTCAAGGATCACCAGGTTGGGCACGCTGCGGATGAAGGGGACCTGGCGGATCTCCTGCTTGAAGCGCAGGAAGAACACGATCCGGTCGTAGCGCGTGACATCCACCTCGCGCTTGAAGTAGCGACGCAGGTTGCGCTGGTCCTCGCTGCTCAGCCAGCGCAGGTCGCAATCGCAATTGGCGGCCACACCGTCGTACAGACGATCGAGGATCGCCCGTTGCTCCTTCTGCACCAGAAATAGGACTTTCATTGCTTTGCTTGGGCCTCTGCGCCTTCAATCATTCGTCGCGCTCAAACGGGCGACGCCAGAACAGCTCATGGCGGCGTACCGCCTTGCGGAAGAATTCGTTCTCGCCATAGGGCGACGGCTTGCGCCCCGCCAGCCAGTGCTGCAGGGCACGCCGCAAGCGACGCTTGAACGGCGCGGACGGCTGCAGGTCGTGCATCATGCCCA
Protein-coding regions in this window:
- a CDS encoding glycosyltransferase; amino-acid sequence: MKVLFLVQKEQRAILDRLYDGVAANCDCDLRWLSSEDQRNLRRYFKREVDVTRYDRIVFFLRFKQEIRQVPFIRSVPNLVILEHDAYQNYIPCKYTGKFSAHYRQLPWARVISSGYMVSERLRQEGFDAVFVPKGYDEQLLTDQGRERDIELAFVGSTGSVAYSGRKALLDELGQVENLVVTRTKSGEDYCNTLNRIRFFVSADVGMGEYMIKNFEAMACGCVLLAYDQGEAENRALGLEDMHNVVLYDSIPMLREKLNVLRNDPELAERIARKGRELAVSRFSFAEVGRSIVEHMTPALRPHPPLTRWQRLRLALGV
- a CDS encoding toluene tolerance protein; translated protein: MQCSRLSQVDFDQLTLGAKVLEADSYGAKVYLLGNGNILKIFRRKRLISSALLRPYSQRFVDNAARLTQLGIPTLEVISHHKLELPGRTAVLYHPLPGETLLQLSRNPGFSWDALLPRLIDLIRHLHRSGIYFRSLHLGNVVMTPDQRLGLIDVADMRFLRAPLSARMVRRNVQHMARYIEREKLANQFPVTDFEAALLNH